ATGTAGAGACGTAGCATGCTACGTCTCTACATAAGCGGACACTTTCACACACGGCAGAGGTCTAATGCGGAACTCACGTATGAATTATAGTGCTTCTCATCTGAGTGAAGTACTAATTCATCTGTGTCCATCTGTACGGCAGTTTGCACACTCGGGGGAACCCCCCTCCGGGTATGCCTGCGGCACGCCTGACGGCGTTGGCGTAGCCTGTCCGCAGGACTTACACCAGTCGCCTGGGTCGGGAAACCCTCCTTGCAACTTCTCTGTGCAACGCACGCAAGAGTCCATCTGTGGTTCATTATTTCTTTGTGTACCTCAGCCAATTGCAAACCGCTATAGGTCAATCCTAGCTTTCTATGCAACATTCAAAAAACCGCTCGAAATCCAGTAAGAGGAGTATGTCATAAACAATTTAGAGTCTATTGGTGGACAGACGATAGAACTTCCAGCAAGTGACTCAAGTGTCTGCTGACAGCTGATAATAGGTCTTCTGGCTTGCAGGTATAAATCTGGAATGGTCAGTCCTTCTTGCGACCAGCGCTCAAACAAGAAAGGTCGCAGCGCGTACAAAGGATTTTCCACAGAAGTTACATTTTTCATTAACTGTGTTTGCCACTCGTCGTAAGGAAGTAGTTGAATTGGAAAACCAAAAGAGCGCATCCACTCAACTAACACCTTCAAGGAAACAGGTTGGGGATGTTGCAAGTGGAAAGCTTTGCCCATCGATTCTTTCTGCCTTGATAGATAAACAATCGCTTTGCTCACATAGTCTACAGGAGACGCATCCATTATGTACTCCACATCTGGAAAACACCCCATCTCAAGACAGCCCTTTATCATCAAGCAGATAAAGTCATGCGTGTTAGACACACCTGTTTGACTGTCTCCTCCTATCAATGGTGGTCTGTGGATAGTCACGGGAAGTCCTCGGTCACGAGCAATCTTGACTAACTTTTCAGCAACCCACTTAGTTTGAGAGTAACCGAGATAAATACCCTCCCAATGGTTAAAATCATCCTGTTCTTTGACAACTTTGCCAGCATAAGCAGGTGATTCAAAAACAGCAACACTAGAAACGTAGTGCAGGGGTTTGACTTTGATTGCACTTGCCAAACGTATGACTTCCTGTGTTCCTAGAACATTAGCAGCCTTCAGTGCTGAGTAGGGATAAACATAATTTAGCGTGGCAGCACTATGATACACAGCGTCAAGATTAGCTGCCAGCATTTCAAACCCTTCAGTACTAATACCTAAGAATGGCTGAGATAAATCTCCAGGAATCGCAATAATTCTGGGGCTGAATTGTTCTTCCCAAAGTAAATATTGTTGCAGGTTTTGCTTCAGCTTTCGCTTGCCTTCCTTTGAATTAGCAGCACGTACTAAGCAGTAGATATCTGCATCTGTCGTCTGTAGCAGTTCATAGATGATAAAAGCGCCTAAAAAGCCTGTTCCTCCAGTTAGGAAGACATTATTCAGTTCACTTGTAAATTGAAATGGTGTAGATGCAGGACGGATATTTTGGTCTAGAACAGCTTCAGCACTTAAATCGAGCATCGGCGTCTTGAAAGCAGAAACATTTGCTCGAGAGGCAACTCTCGTGTCTTCAATCTGTGACTCCAATACGAGCGATTCTTCAGCTAAACGCTGTGAAAGTGCTTCGATATTTGGATAGTGCCACAACAACGTAGGAGAGACTTCAAATCCCAGCATTTTTTCTGCTTTCGTGACTAAAAGCATAGCTTGAGCCGAGTCCAAACCGTAGCTGTCTAGAGGCTCTTGGACATTGATTTCATCAGATGCGATTTTTAATCCATCAGCAACAATAGACACTAGCAATGCTTGAATTTCTTCTGCCGTATGAGACTGTTTTGAAGCCATTATTTACAAACCTCTAACATCATAGTCTGCGATTTCTGAGAAACCCGGTTTCTTTGAGAAACCGGGTTTTTTGAACCCATGAATTTTTAGCTCTTACAAGCTAGTAGAACAAACTGGACGATATTGACAGTAGTCGTCTGAGATTTGCAGTCCTTGAATTTTCAAACTTTGAATGCGGTATAAAAATGCTGCTCCAGTCATAATATGATCAGCAACATCAACCACGCGGCGACTTTTTGGGTCAGCCAAATAAGAATCACGAACCCAGTCATTAAAGCTACCCATGACTGGACCGCACCAAATTTGATAATCGACTTCTCGACCCTTTTCTCCAGAACTAGACCAGCGAGAGGACAATCCTAAATACCAGCGAAAAATTGCTGCCATTTTCATTTTGGGATTGTTGATTGCTTTTCCGAGTTTTTCAGGATTTCTTGTGGATAAATAAGTTGCAGTTTCTTCCCATATCTGAGCAAGGCTGTTACGAAAAACTTGTTTCTCTAATTTTTCTCTTTCTTCAATAGGAATATCTTCAATCGAGTTATAATTTCTGTATATTTCATACAGTTTCTGAGCTCGTAGAGGGAACATAGTTCCTCTTTTTAAAACTTGAAGCTTCACTCCCATTTCAAACATATCAGCTGCTGGAGCCATCATCATGTCAGCCATTTCTGCTTGTGCTAGCAATCGCTTCGTATATTCACAAGTTCCAGCTTCAACACAAGACTGATTAATCGAACCAGTCACCACATAAGCAGCACCCATCATAAAGCCGGCTAAAGCTGATTGTGGTGTCCCAATTCCTCCAGCTACTCCAACTCTGATAGGTGTTGAGTAACGATATTTTTCCTGAATTTCATGTTTTAATGCCAAAATAGAAGGCAGGAGACAAACTAAGGGACGATTGTCTGTATGACCGCCAGAATCAGCTTCCACAGTAATATCATCGGCAATGGGAAGCTGGGCTGCAAGATTTGCTTGTAACTCACTGATGAGTCCTTGTGCAACAAGTTCTTTCAGTATTTTTAGTGGTGCTGGTTGGAGAAATTTGCTAGCGACTTCTCGCCGAGAAATTTTGGCAATGACTTTGTTTTTGATTTCAATTTGATTGGCTGCATTTACACCTAATCCAGCCGCCCGATAATAGACAATATTGGGAGTCAAGTCCAAAAATGCTGAAGCCTCTACAGTTTTCACCCCATATTTGAGGTATAAATCGACAGCACGACGTTCAAGAGCAGGTTCATTCGGACTGTGAATCAGATTAGAAGCGTAGGGACCTTGAGGTAAGGCTTGTTGAATACGGTTAATAGCTGCTTCAAGACGGTCTGGACTTAAACCACCAGCACCAAAGGAACTCAAAATTTTCTCTTTTCCGAGTGCAATCACCATCTCAACAGATGCAATACCGCCAGCCATTGCACCCGTAGCATAGGCATATTTCACACCATGAGAGGAAAGAAAACTGGGGTCTCCTAAACTATGTGTTGAGATGGGTGGAACTGCCATCAACAATTCTACTTGTCCTGTCCCATTCTCAGTAGGACAAGAATAACCTTCGTTGGTGACGCCAATTTTCCCTGCTACTCTTACGATGTAACACGGTTTATGTAAATTATGTAACTTATCTTTGATAGCTGACTGTTCAAATGCAACACAATCTAAAGAACCTTTCCACACTTGATTGTGATTGAATAAGTTACCAAAAAAGCGAAGACCATTATTGTATTTACCTAATACCGTATCTTCAGTTTTCACGGTAGTGATTCCCTTGAATTGTTAGTAAGAGAGAGTGGTAGTGGGTAGTGGGTAGTGGGTAGTGGAAGTTTTTGAGAACTAACAACTATCCACTAAGAACTAACAACTAACTAAGTAAATTTTCAGCACAAGCCAATTGTAATTGAATGATTTCGCTGATTTGTTGGCTAAATTCTTGTCTGGATTTTAAGAAATCAGCGTGAGCTTTATTAATGCTTGAATTATTAGCGCTCAACTTTTTGTACTGAGACTGATTTAATTCGTTTAGAGTCACTGCGTAGCCAAATTTTTGAGTAGCAGTAGATAAGTGCGGAATGGATTGAGAAATTATTTCCTGAGTGACAGTTGACTCCCAAGATTGTATCTCTTCCCTGGACTCAAAACTGTTATTGTTGGCATTTTTCACTTTTTCTTCCTCTTGATTAGTCTTTGATAGGGTGATGTTGCGGTAATAACTTTCACCATTGTGGATACTGCTTGAGTTTTGAGGAGAATTTGTGAGTTCAGAATCTCTCGAGAGAGGAATGTTCTCAGACTGGTTATTAACAAGATGAAGAGGTTTTTTTGTAGCTAAGTTTTGGAAAAGTTTACAGTTTTCGTCACTCCAAATTTTGGGAACAATTCTGTTTCCACCCAAATTGACAGTTCTCACAGTCGGTTTAAGTTGACTGGATGTTTCTGTTGTCTGACTATACAAAGGTGATAAGTCCAGAGAAACACCATGACTGAAGAGTTTTACTAATGCTCTGATAATAGAAGTATGGTCATCTATACCTCTTCTGTTGAGAGATACGGTCATATGTTCTTTGTTTTCTAGGATTTTATCAATCCATCGAGAACAAACATTGCCAGACCCTGCTTCGACGAATATTCTTGCCCCATCCTCGTAAACTCGGTTCACTAATCGAGGAAAATCTACCTGATGACATAAGGTTTTCGCAAGACTACGAGCGATGACATCACTATCAAGTGTGATGGGTTTGTACTCAGCTGAGGAATAAAAAGCAATGCCCGGTATATTTTGTGAAGGTAGGGTATTGACTCTAGCGATTTCGTCGTACTCAGACCGCATTGTCTCACAATGGATTGCATGGTTGAAGGGAGCGCGGAAAGCGTTGCAACCCAAAGTTTTAATCACTCTCTGACAGGCGGCTGTATCACCAGCGATTAAAACTTCTTCTGGTGTATTTATCTGAGTTAAATAGACGCGATTTTCATTTTTGAGGCACTCTTGAACCTGGGATGGGGCCGCCATCAAAAGATATGTACTCCAGAAATCATCGTCTGGCGATTGTTGTGCTGATGGTAATCCCCAAAATTCGCGTACGGCTTTTTTCGGTCCAGATATCCTGTCTCCAAACAAAGGAGATGCGTGAAAGGTGTTAATCCCTTGGCTAAAGTTGCTCCAGACCCCCATCGCAAACATCATGCTAGTCTCGCCCAGGCTATACCCAAAAACATATTTTGGCTTCACCTGAAAATCATCTCGGATAATTGTCGTCAGGAGTCTGGCAATGCCTATATCAGTTTCAAAGATTGCCAAGGAATCATTGAGGAATTGCTGTTCGAGATTTTCCAGCTGCCTGGTTGATAATTTATTCAAGCTTCTGGGAAAGACGAGCTTCGCAATGTCGGCGACAACACTAAAAACGCTTTTGATTGCTAAGTCGTCGTGAACTCTGGGGAATAAGCGGAAGAGATTGCGACTAATGCCAAGATAGGAATTGACCGCAGCAGGATAAACATATGCTACACCACCCTTTTTACCCAGTGGTTTAGCTGTGAAATAACTGCCAGTTGGTGTTTGCCAGTCTTCCCCGTTTTCAAAGGCATTATTCACACCTTTGAGCGCAGCTTCAATTTCTCTTACTAATTCGTTTTTGTTCCGTCCAAGAATTGCAAGGGCATAATTTGCCTCAACACGCTCTTTATAAAGAGCAAAAGTAAGGCTTGCAGCAACGGCTAACGAAGTACAATTTTCGATGGTTGTTTTGAGAGCGTTAATCTGGTCTAGTAAATTGGAGCGATTATGACCTGCTAAGGGAAATAGATAATAAGGCGTTTGCTCCAAATACTTGCTGTGGCGCTGTTCGTGATCAGGCTCTTCTGATAAGATAACGTGGGCATAAGTGCCATCAATTCCCATGCTATTAATCGCAGCGGCTCGCTTTTTAGCTTCTTTGCTTAAAAACCAAGGTCTTGATTCTGGGGCGACATAGAAAGGACTACCCTGCCAAACCTCTTGGTTTTTGACTCCAGACCATTTGGGGGTTGCGGGAATGTATCTGTGATGGAGACAAAGAGCCGTTTTAATCAGGCTGGCAATTCCCGACGCTACATATGTATGACCGATATTTGCCTTGACGCTGCCAATTGCACAGTTGAGACCATTTTTATCCGCTGGATAAGCCTGGACTAAACCTTTGATTTCGGCTTCATCTTCTTGGGGAATGCCACTACCACAAACTTCTAAATATTCAATGTCTGTAGGTTTAATACCTGCCATCTCGAAAGCTTGTCGGCAGACAGAGTTGACGGCTGCTGCATCAGGTGTTGTTAGACGGTTGTCCAAGTTATTGGATGTAGAATACTGTTGTCCGAAACTGATGGCATCGATGGTTGCATAAATGCGATTGGCTTTGCCACTGCCCTTTGGGCAATCGCCCTCTTTTTTGGCTGTGTCGTGGCGCTTTAGCACGACTGCTCCCGCACCCTCGCCAACCGTCCAACCATTCGCCTTTTGGTCGTAACTTAAGGTATTTACTCCTGTATTAATTTGTCCTAATTGATTTCGCAACAACACACTTTCCATTCCACCAGCTAAATCAACAGCACCCACAACGACAGCATCTACTTCCCCAGCACTCAGTAGCATTTGTGCTATTTCCAGGGCCTTGAACGTGGAATTTTCTCCAGCAGTGATGGTGAATGTCGGACCTGTGAAATCCCACAACGAAGAAACTCGACTCGCCATGATGTTGGAGATGTAACTCACATATTCGCCGATCTCCACTGGATGGTGAAGCGCATCTTTAACAATGGTTTCTAGTTGAGCAATTTTGTCAGCGCTTAAGGAAATTTCTCCAGCAATCAAACCCTCTTTAATCTGCCAAGACAAATTCCATCTCTGCTGTAACTGATGAACAGAAAATTCCGTCTCTGCGGCGATGATGACTGCGACATTTGCACCTTCTTTAATTTCCGCATCTTTCAAGGCGCGATCAGCGACTTTCAGAAGTAACAGTTGTTGCGGGTTCAGCTTAGATAATTCATTCGGGGGAATTTTGTAAGATAGGGTATCAATTTCCAAATCTTGGATATATGCCCCTACGGGTGCTTTACCGTTTGGTAACCCATAGTTCTTAAGTAAGTCTTCTTGGTCTTCTAAGCCCTGCCATCTGTTAGAGGGTAAGGGAATAAAATGCTGAGTTCCATCATAAATACTACGGTCAAAAGCATCTAATCCATTGCAGGAGCCAAAAAAGGCATCCATGCCTACAATGGCAATTTTGGCAGGTGGCACAGGTTGAGAGAGGGAAGTGGAGGAAGAAAGGGGAGAAGATGCTCCCCTTACTCCCCCGACTCCCTCTACTCCTTGCTCCAAAATCATGTGTGCGTTGTTTCCCCCAAAACCAAAAGCACTCAGAGCTGCCCGTTTGACTGGTGCTTTTTGAGACCACTTAGCGGGACTTCTGACAATTCGTTCAGGTGAAATGACGTTGTTGTCAGTTCCTATGGGGTCAGTGACATTGATTGTCGGTGGTATGACACCCTTGGACATACTTAAAAGTACTTTAATCAAGCTAACCGAACCAGCAGCGACAAGGAGGTGACCAACGTTAGCCTTGACAGAACCTACCAGAGGAACTGCTTGATATTGACCAAAGAAAGTTTCTACTGAGTTGAATTCGGTGGTATCTCCCAATAATGTCCCAGTCGCATGGCACTCCAAGTAATCAATGTCTTTTGGACTGATTTGTGCTTCTTTGTAAGCGCGCTCAAAAGCGAGAATTTGTCCTTTAGAACTTGGACTGAGCAGGTGTTTCCCTCGACCATCGTTGGAGAGTCCAGTACCGCTGATGGTGGCATAAATGCGATCGCCATCTCTTAGGGCATCACTATATCGTTTCAGCACGACCATCCCAACTCCATCAGCGGTCATGAGTCCTTTAGAAGACTGATCTAAGGGACGGCTAATCTCACCGTCTTCTGGATATCCTTGGATACCTGAAAACAACATTCGCGAAAACAGAGGGTCGGAACAGCTAATTCCCCCTGCTAACATCAAATCTGCTTTGTGCGTCCAGAGATAATGAGATGCGAGCTTAGTAGCATACAATGGTGAAGAACAAGCTGCATCAATACATAAATGAATATTGGAGAGAGAAAGGGCTTGGGCGATAATAGCAGCCGGCAAGCCAGAAATCATGGCATTGTAGGTTGAAGCTTCTACAGATGTTCTTAAAGCAGGCAAATCGAATTCTTCACGCTGTAAAAGCTCTCGAACCGCAGGTGTTAGTACCTGCTGATACATGGGAGCGAATAATTGATTGGAGAATTTGGTCGGCCAGGACAGAGTGCCCAATATCACTCCACATTTGGCGAGAGCAGTTTCATTTCCCAAATACCCACTATATTGCAATGCCTGTTTCGCCACAGCAAGTGACCATTTAAAGGTATTATCTAAGCTGTGCAAAAATTCTCCAGGCAACTTATATCCAGTGGCATCAAACTGAAAGTCACGGATGAATGCTCCCTTCAAAGAATAGATTTTCTCTGGTTTACCTTTGAGAGGATCATAAAAAACTTGCGGGTCTACTCCCATGTCAACAGCAGTGACTGATGATGTTGAGTCTTTCTGCTGAATAAGATTATGCCAAAATTCTTCAGGATTTTTGGCATCGGGAAAGAGGCATGAGAATCCGATGATTGCTATCTTTTCCACGGCTTATTTCCTTATCCTGAATGATTGAAAAATTCTGTTCTACTACTTGGTTCCTAGGACGGATTGGGTCGGTATAATAACCCCCTTAGCTCCCAACATACGTGAATAGACTCGCCCTTGGCTGTCGTGTATGATGAGATCGGCGATAATGCTGCTTGCTGTCTTCGCTTTAACTTCGCAAGAGACGTAAAAAGGCGTATTGCATGGGATGTTTGTGAATTGCTCATATTTTTGGATCGCTGCAGGCAAGCAAATTGCTTGATGAAAATGCTGCATCCAAATCCACAGGGTATGAGTACTCAAGTCAATTGCATAAGGGTTGACCGACCTGACTGGGAATTGTCCTTGTTGTTTATCTGTGATTTCATTCCAAACGCATTCAGTGGTAATTTTTTCGTGGTTAATGTTTAACACCCTTCTGAGTTCCTGAAAAGAAGCTCCATGAAATAAGGGAAATATTGATGATTTTCCTGTTTGATAGAAATCATTACCAGTTATAGTAATGATGTTATCTTCTGCGATATTCAAGAATTCATAAGTGGGAGGAGCAAGCAGTTCTCGAACGAGTTGTACCTCAGCAATGCTGAAATGATAATTGATTTTTCCTTCGGGATTTTTTCTCCAGATTTTCGCCTGAAAGATGATTTCTTGAGTATCAGTTTTAGCAATTTCTTGTATATCTAGGATATATTCACTTGCTAGAGGTTCATTGAAAGTAATTCCCTTGAGAACTTTGAAATCTTTATAACTGAAAAATCTATAGCCTGGATAAAGTTGGGCACAGGAATCCACAATCCAGGACACTGCACAAGTCGCTGGCAAAACTGGCTTACCAGCAATCACATGATCCAGTAAAAAGGGATTGGCTTCGAGTGACAGTTGGCGACGGATGCGATAGGTTCGCAGTTCGGGATTGAGCGGTGCGGGAGGCGGAACTAGAGGGCTACCAATGACAACTTGTGCTGTTCCCTGATAAGCAGGATGTAGTTCGTTGACGAGCATTTGCGTCCCGACTTCGACGGGAAGAATGCCAATACCCCGTCGGGCAAACTCTTTTTTCAATTCTGGTGTGACCATACCACTCTCCCAGCCACCCCAATTTATAGCCACGACATGACATTGAGGGTAGCGTTGCTTGACCAGATGTGCTGATTTGTTGAGAATTTCGTTGGCGATCGCATAGTCAGCCTGACCAATATTACCGTAAAAACCTGTTACGGAAGAAAACAAAACCAAATACTCAAGTTGATTAGGTTTGATACAAGATAGAAGATTTTCCAACCCCTTAACTTTGGCAGTATAAACCTTCTCGAAATCCTGTTCTGTTTTCTTTTCAATCAATTTATCAGCTAAATTACCAGCGCCGTGTATGATACCAGTAATTGGTCCAGTCCGCTCAACTAAGGTAGCAAGTTTCTGCTTTAGGTTATCTCCATCAGTGACATCAGCACTCAAATATTCGGCATGACCTCCAGCTTGTTGAATGGCTTCTAAAGTCTGTTTGATTTCTCGGCTGGAGATAATTTTGTTGTATAGCTTTTGTACATTCATGGGTATGGGCTTCTCTCCAAGTGAGAGAAGGTATTCCATAATGCGTTTTTTTAACATTGGTTCATCAAAACAATCTTTAGACCAATCTGGTTCTCTGTCTAGGAGTTCTGAACGACCTATGAGGATAAATTTGCAAGGATGCTGCTGTGCCAATTTGATGGCGCACTTAGCTGTAATGCCTTTTGCACCACCACTAACGAGAAAAACCGATGTGGGACTAATCTTGGTTGTTAGTGTCATAAATTCTCCGTTTACCTTATCTTCTTGTTAGGAAAAATTGATGTTTTAACCTCTTTTAATTTTTCAATTAAGAGGCTATTTCATACTTGTGTTGAGAAAATCTTGAAGAAGGAAAACCTTCAGAAATAGTATTTCTGGAAACGTGAAATGGTTGTTGAAGGTTTATGCGATTGTCGGGGTTTTCTAAAGGCGGCGTTTCTTGAGGCGGAGGTAAAGTTAGTGCCGCTAAAATTAAAGCTAATACTACCATGATAGCTGCTATAATTGGTAGTAGATTACTATCATTTTCGGCTTCTTGATAATGTTGAGATTGAGGATAAACAAGTCGAATATCACCTAGGTCTCTTTCATAAGCTAATAGTCTAATAAAGGAATAATATGTTTTGTAGCCCTTGGCTTCTATCGTTATTTCTCCTTCAAGAACGCTGCTGTTATCAAATGGGACTTGAAATTTATAAATTCCTTCCAAGTCACTGTGTATGACAAGTGAAGAACCAGGCAGATTAATTGTGACTTTAGCTCCACTTATAGGAGCTTGTTTCTCTTTATCAAGAACCCGACCAATATAATGAATTGCTTGATTATTGGGCATAGTTTCAGGTGAGCGTGGATGTGGAGGGAGTGGGGGAGAGAAGGAGTGGAGGAGGGGAGGAGATAAAGAGATGAATTTGTCTTTCTCTACTTCCTTTTCTCCCTCTGCTTCCCCATCTCCCCATCCTGTTAAATTTCGGGTGTACTAATCAGGGTGACTCGTCCGTGTGAACCGTAGGCAATTTCGGTAATATAACGATCAGGGTCGTGTAGCTCCGCAAAAATGTGACCTGCTGACTCTTGGGCATCAATGTGAGGACTCAGGTCAATTGCTCGGCAAAACACCTGTTGCCATTCCCAGTTGAGAGTTTTAGTTAATCCAAATAAACCAGCACTAATAGGACCAAAGTTAATATTTTGTCCTAACCCAAAGGCTCCATCGAGACGAGCAACCGTGCAGAAACAACTGCGCCCATAATCTGTGGCTTCATTCAGATATTTCTTCAGATGTTTTGCCATGAGAAAGACGTACTTGACAATTGCCTTTTCCTCTTCTGGATAGGGGATTTTGCCGTTACGAATGACCTCAAATACCGGATTGAGATGGATGAAAGCACCAATCGAACCATAGTGAGTGGCGATGGCGGCTAATTGTTGTTGCAGATGTTCCTCACTTAAATCTGCGAGATTTACGCGATTCACCCCTGAGGGTAAAGGAGAGTGTTGTGGAACGAGCGATGACGGGAAACTTAAAACAACGATTTTCCAGCCTTGCTCTGTGAGTGATTGAGCCAATGTGGAAGTGGTGAGGGAGCCATCATCGGTGAGTATACCGACGTGCCCCTCTGGTAAGGTGAAATCTAAAAAATCTGGTTGAGGCAGAATTTTCAGTTTGACTTGACGGCGCAGAGGATTGTTGTTTAAGTTACCCGATGGGTTGGAAGACTGGTTCAGAGACTTTTTTTTTTCTGTACCAGCTAACTTTTGCAAATACTCCACTATTTGACCAATGGTGCGTAGTTCTCCCAGTTCTTCCACATTCGGTTTGGGCAAGTTGGGGTACATTTCTTGCATTGTCCCCAAAATTTCTACACGCTTAATGGAGTCAATCCCCAAGTCCGCTTCCATATCCATGCTCAAATCCAGCATCTCTACTGGGTACCCCGTCTTTTCACTGGTGATTGCCAACAAGGTTTGACCCAAGTCTGGCAAATCTGTATCTGCTGGTTCTATTTCAGTGTTGAGTGTGACACTTTCAGTGAATGAGGTTGTGGGGAAAATGGGGAGGTGGGGTGATGGGGAGACGGAAGAATTTTCTGTCTCCACTTGCTCAGGTATTCTTATGTCCTCTTGTGTGGAAATAGTCGTTTCTACAGCAATGGATTTCACAGCAACGGATGGAGAGGCATGAGATTGTAGACATTCGACAATTTGACCAATGGTGCGTAGTTCTCCCAGTTCTTCGACATTTGGTTTGGGCAAGTCTGGGTACATTTCCTGCATTGTCCCCAGAATTTCTACACGCTTAATAGAGTCAATCCCTAAGTCTGCCTCCATATCCATGTTCATGTCCAACATCTCGACTGGGTAGCCTGTTTTGTCACTGATGATTGCTAACAGGTTTTTACCCAAATCAGCCACATTCACGCTGACAT
The sequence above is a segment of the Mastigocladopsis repens PCC 10914 genome. Coding sequences within it:
- a CDS encoding peptidase associated/transthyretin-like domain-containing protein encodes the protein MPNNQAIHYIGRVLDKEKQAPISGAKVTINLPGSSLVIHSDLEGIYKFQVPFDNSSVLEGEITIEAKGYKTYYSFIRLLAYERDLGDIRLVYPQSQHYQEAENDSNLLPIIAAIMVVLALILAALTLPPPQETPPLENPDNRINLQQPFHVSRNTISEGFPSSRFSQHKYEIAS
- a CDS encoding SDR family NAD(P)-dependent oxidoreductase; its protein translation is MTLTTKISPTSVFLVSGGAKGITAKCAIKLAQQHPCKFILIGRSELLDREPDWSKDCFDEPMLKKRIMEYLLSLGEKPIPMNVQKLYNKIISSREIKQTLEAIQQAGGHAEYLSADVTDGDNLKQKLATLVERTGPITGIIHGAGNLADKLIEKKTEQDFEKVYTAKVKGLENLLSCIKPNQLEYLVLFSSVTGFYGNIGQADYAIANEILNKSAHLVKQRYPQCHVVAINWGGWESGMVTPELKKEFARRGIGILPVEVGTQMLVNELHPAYQGTAQVVIGSPLVPPPAPLNPELRTYRIRRQLSLEANPFLLDHVIAGKPVLPATCAVSWIVDSCAQLYPGYRFFSYKDFKVLKGITFNEPLASEYILDIQEIAKTDTQEIIFQAKIWRKNPEGKINYHFSIAEVQLVRELLAPPTYEFLNIAEDNIITITGNDFYQTGKSSIFPLFHGASFQELRRVLNINHEKITTECVWNEITDKQQGQFPVRSVNPYAIDLSTHTLWIWMQHFHQAICLPAAIQKYEQFTNIPCNTPFYVSCEVKAKTASSIIADLIIHDSQGRVYSRMLGAKGVIIPTQSVLGTK